The DNA region ACGCGTGCTCGAGGACAGCCGCCATGCCGCCCCGCATGGCGGCTGTCCTGCGTTTCGGACTCGGCGCGGACAGAAGGGAGCACCAATCGATGCAAACCCTACAATGCGAAGCATCCGTTTAGCCGGGATTTTACGGCGGTCGTCTAGTGTGCGATCCAAGACAAAAAAATGGTCCCGTCGTCGGCGGGCAGGGTGAGCGAAAACTGGGGTGGCTTCAATGATGGAACTTGTCTGCGCGACCGTCTTTCCCGGCGTCATGGCGTTCGCGGGAACGATGGACCTCTTCACGATGACGATACCGAACCGGATCTCCATAGTCCTGGTGGTCGCCTTTTTCGTCATCGCGCCGTTCGCCGGCCTCGGCATCGCCGACATCGCCGTTCACACGGCCACCTTCCTCGGCGTCCTCGGCATCGGCATCTTCATGTTCGCGCGGGGCTGGATGGGCGGCGGAGACGCCAAGATCATCGCGGCGGCAAGCCTCTGGATCGGACCCGCGATGCTCGGTCAGTTCATCGTACTGACGGCGATCTGCGGCGGGGTTCTGACGCTCGTGCTTCTGGCCTTCCGTCGTCTGCCACTTCCCGATCGTGCGCTCGCCGTCAAGTGGATCGGGCGCCTGCACGCGTGCGAGACGGGCGTGCCCTACGGGATCGCGATCGCGGGCGGGGCACTGCTGGTCTATCCGCAAGTGCCGTGGATCAAGGCGTTCGTGCTCTGAAAGGGGCCGGCCCGGGTTGGGCGCCGGACTTGCGGCGCCCGCGACCTGCTGACACAAGTCGATGACTCGCAAGAAGTTTCCCGAACCGGGACGGCGGTTAACCCGGCGTTGAGGATTATCGGGCACCGTCCTTCCTGAAACTCGATCGAATCATGTCGATGGGAAGGACACGCGGGTCATGAAACGCGCTCGGCTGATCGTCTTTGGAATAGCGCTCCTGGCTGCCGGCGGCGCCGCGCTGCTCGCAAAGGGCTATATGGGCAAGAAGCCGGAGGTGCGGACGGTCGTCAAGACCGACTTCGACACCGTCCAGGTTCTCGTGGCCAAGCGTGACATCCAACTCGGCGACACCTTGAAGGCCGGTGACATCGGCTGGATCGACTGGCCGCGCGATGCCGCCACGGCCACGTACATCCAGAAGCACCAGAAGCCGGGCGCCATCACCGACCTTTCGGGCGCGATCGCCCGTGCCCAGTTCCTCGCCGGCGAGCCGATCAAGGAGCAAAAGCTCATCAAGGCGAGCGATGGCGGCGTGATGGCGGCCATTCTGCCGGCCGGCATGCGGGCGGTATCGACCTCGATCACGGCACAGAACGCGGCCGGCAATTTCATCCTCCCGAACGACCGCGTCGACGTGATCCTCACCCGCAAGATCCGCTCGGCCGGTGGGCGCCGCGAACAGCACGTCTCCGATACGCTCTTTCGCAACATCCGCGTGCTCGCGATCGGCAGCGCCATCGACGCCAAGGGCGACGAGAAGACCGCCAAGGGCGACACCGCGACGCTCGAGCTGACGCCGACCCAGGCCGAGACGCTCGCGCTCGCCAATCTCATGGGGGATATTTCCCTTTCACTGCGCAGCCTCACCGACAGCCGCCCCGGCCAGGGCGAGGGCGATGACGGCTCGGCAGTGCTCAACAAAGACGACCGCGGCTCTTCCGTCCGCGTTCTCCGGTATGGCGTATCCTCGCGCGCCTATGGCGTGAAGTAACGGTTCCAGAGTCCTGTTCCTTCGCTCGTCGAAAGGTTTGTGCCATGCACACGCTCATGAAAGCCCTCCGCGCGGCAACGGCCGCCGCAGCGATCTGCCTCGTTCCTCTCGCCGCGCTGACGGGTGAGCCGACGGCAGCCTTCGCGGACCCTGCAACGCAGCACACCTCCGTTCTGCGGATCGCCTACGAGGATGCCCTGCCGACGCACCGCGTCGCCCGCATCGGCATCAACAAGTCGCTGATGGTGGAATTTCCCCGCGAGCTGCGCGACGTGGTCGTCTCGGACCCCGAGATCCTCGATGCCGTCGTGCACACCTCGAGCCGCGTCTCCCTCATCGCCCGCAAACGCGGCCAGGCGAACGCGTTCTTCTTCGACTCCAACGGCGAACGCATCATGACCCTCGAGGTGTCGATCGAGCGCGACACCAACCAGCTCGCGGACATCATCAACCGGCTCATTCCCGGCGCGAATGTCTCCGTCGAGATGATGAACGAGACCGTTATCCTGACGGGCTCGGTGCCGCGGCCGGTCGACTCCAACCGCGCCAACGACATCGCGGCGCGCTTCATCGTCTCGCCGGCCGCCGACGCCAACGAGCGCCATGCGGCCAAGGTCATCAACATGCTGACCGTGCAGAGCCGCGAGCAGGTGCTCGTCAAGGTGACGGTCGCGGAGATGAAGCGCACGGCGATCAAGCGGCTCGGCGTCAACTGGTCGAACGTCAATATCGGTGACTACGCGACGATCGGCGGCACGCAGAACGCCTTTCCGCTGACCAGTGCCTTCGGGGCCAACAGCCTCCTCACCGGCACCTGGGGGCCGAGCGCGGACCGTGCGGACTGCTTTGCGCCCGGCGGCGTCGGCGTACCCGGCACGATCGGCGGACTCGGCACCGGCAATGCGATCCTGCCGAACAACCTCGGCTTTGCGGGAACCGCGAACTGCCTGACCAAGACGCTGGAAGCCTTCGAGCGCCACGGTCTCGCCCGGACGCTGGCAGAGCCGACGCTGGTCGCGATTTCCGGCGAGACGGCGACGTTTCTTGCTGGCGGCGAATTTCCAATCCGCGTCCTCGACAATGAGGGAAATGCGACGCTCCAGTTCAAGCCCTTTGGCGTCGGTCTGTCGTTCACGCCGATGGTTATGAGCGAGGAGCGGATTAGTGTGAAAGTCGCGACTGAAGTTTCGGAACTTGATTCTACCGTTGAAGTCTTGGGTGCGCCGGGCCTCAAAGTGAACCGCGCGAACACGACCGTGGAAATGTCGAGCGGCGGCTCGCTCGTCCTCGCCGGCCTCATCTCGGACGACACGCGCCAGAACTACGACGCGCTGCCTGGCATCACCAACCTGCCGATCCTCGGCGCCCTCTTTCGCAGCCGCGATTATCAGAAGAAAGAAACCGAGTTGGTGATCATCCTCACGCCCTACATGGTCAAACCGGTCGCTCGCGATGAGCTTTCGCGCCCGGACGACAACTGGATGCCGGCCTCCGACCTCAAGGCCATCTTCCTCGGGGAGATGAACCGGATGTACGGACACGACGTCGCCGTCCAGGTCGGCGGCAGCACCAAGGACAGCGTCGGCTGGATCGTCGAATAACCTCGCTCGCGAACACAAGGAAAACTGCGATGTCTCCGTTCGTTTCCATCCGCCAGAGCCGCAATCTGCGTGCGACGGCAAGCGTGCTCGCGATCTCCCTCGTCGCGCTCGGGGTCGCCGGTTGCAAGCCCGAATACAAGCCGGACACCTACGTCCTCGGCTACACCGTGCCGGACCCGGCCATGAAGCACCCGATCATCGTCACCGATGCGCCGGTGTTCCTCGAGGTGGACGTGGCGCGCGGCTCCTCCGGCCTCACGCCCGCCCAGCTCGCCGAGGTGCGCGGGTTCCTCTCCGGCTACCGGGCCGAGGGGCGCGGCGGCCTCACGATCTCGGCGCCGAGCGGCAGCCTCAACGAGACCTCCGGCATGTACGCCGCCGGGGAGATCAAGCGTCTCGCGCAGCAGACCGGCATCGACGCCAGCGCGATCTACATGGAGCCTTACGGCGCACCGAACCATCCCGGCGCGCCCGTGAAGATTTCCTTCATCCAAACCGTGGCAAAAGCTCCCGAGTGCGGTCGTTGGCCGGGTAACCTCGGGGAAACCTCACGCAACGAACACTACCACAACTACGGCTGCGCCCAGCAGCGCAACCTCGCCGCCATGGTGGCCAACCCGCGCGACCTGCTCGGGCCACGCACGATGGACCCGAGGCCGGGCGAGCGCGGCTATACGCAGTGGGGCAAGTGGATCGCGGGACAGCCGACGGGCGCCGAGCGTTCGGAGGACGAGAAGTCCGGCAACATCAGCGAAGTGGCGAGCAACTGATGAGCAACATCATGCACCCCTCGAGGAAGAAGTCGATCGAGGATTTCGACGATATCGAGCCGCAGTTCGGCAACGAGGACCACGTCATGGACGACGCCGGTTACGACGATCAGGACGCCGTCGCCTACGCCGACGACGTCATGGATGAATATCCGGGCGAGATCCCGAGCGACAACGCTCTGGTCGGCCGGATGTCGATGCCGGTCAGCGAGCCGGACACGCGCAGCGTCGAGCGGGCCCGCCCGGTGCCGCGGATCTCGATCCAGATCTTCTGCGAGTATCCCGAGACCGCCCAGGTGATCGAGGTCGCGGCCCAGGACCGCCGCCTCTCCAAGGCGCACGTCGCCATCCACATGGGCGGCATCGCCGGCGCCATCGCGCACTATCAGGAGGCGTCGACGCCGAACCTCGTCATCGTCGAGTGCGGCCAGGAGCGCAAGGGTATGCTCGCCGAGCTCGACCGGATGGCCGAGTACTGCGATGCGGAGACGAAAGTCATCGTCATCGGCCACGTCAACGACGTGCTGCTCTATCGCGAACTGGTGCGCCGGGGCGTCAGCGAGTACGTGATCGCGCCGATCCGGCCGCTGCAGATCATGGAGAGCATCTCCAACCTCTACAACAATCCGGATGCCGATCCGGTCGGCCACGTCCTCGCCTTCGTCGGCGCCAAGGGCGGCGTCGGGGCCAGCACGATCTGCCACAACGTCGCATGGACGCTTTCGGAGATCATCAAGGCGGATGTCGTCATCGCGGACCTCGATCTGCCCTTCGGAACGGCCGGCCTCGATTTCAACCAGGACCCGGTCCAGGGGATAGCCGATGCGCTTTCCTCTCCCGACCGGCTCGACGAGGTGCTGCTCGACCGTCTCCTCTCCAAGGTAACGGACTATCTCAGTCTCTTTGCCGCGCCGGGTGTGCTCGACCGAAACTACGATATCCCTCCGGAGTCGTTCGAGTGGGTGATCGACGTCGTTCGCCAGAACGTGCCTTATCTGGCGCTCGACATTCCGCACATCTGGACGCCATGGACGCGTCAGCAGCTGCTGCAGGCCGACGAGGTGGTCATCGTTGCGACGCCGGACCTGGCGTGTCTGCGCAACGCAAAGAACATCGTCGACTTGCTCAAGGAGCACCGCAACAACGATATTCCACCGCACCTGGTCATCAACCAGGTGGGGCTGCCCAAGCGGCCCGAAATCCCGGTCAAGGACTTCGCCGAGGCCGTCGGGCTGCAGCCGAAGTTCGTGGTGGATTTCGACGGCGAGACGTTCGGGCAGGCGGCGAACAACGGGCAGATGGTGGCCGAACTCAACGATCGCGCAAAGGCGGCCGAGCAGTTCCGCCAGCTCGCGCTCGTGCTCTGCCACAGGACGGAAATGCGCAAGCCGGAGAAGTCTTCCGTGCTGTCGCCGCTGCTGCAGAAGCTGAAGCTGCGCAAGTAAGGAGCTTTGAAAAATGTTCGGCAAGCGTTCAGGTTCCGGCTCGGAATCCGGTCAACCGCCCCGGGTGGCACCTCCCCAGGTGCAGACGGCTCCGGCTGCGAGCAAGCCGCAGACGCAGCCGGGCGCCAAGCCCGGCGCGTCGGCCGGCACACGACCCCAGGCGGGCCAGGGCGCCGCGCAAAAGCCGGCCGAGGCGCGCCCGGCCGTA from Hyphomicrobiales bacterium includes:
- a CDS encoding pilus assembly protein CpaD codes for the protein MSPFVSIRQSRNLRATASVLAISLVALGVAGCKPEYKPDTYVLGYTVPDPAMKHPIIVTDAPVFLEVDVARGSSGLTPAQLAEVRGFLSGYRAEGRGGLTISAPSGSLNETSGMYAAGEIKRLAQQTGIDASAIYMEPYGAPNHPGAPVKISFIQTVAKAPECGRWPGNLGETSRNEHYHNYGCAQQRNLAAMVANPRDLLGPRTMDPRPGERGYTQWGKWIAGQPTGAERSEDEKSGNISEVASN
- the cpaB gene encoding Flp pilus assembly protein CpaB — encoded protein: MKRARLIVFGIALLAAGGAALLAKGYMGKKPEVRTVVKTDFDTVQVLVAKRDIQLGDTLKAGDIGWIDWPRDAATATYIQKHQKPGAITDLSGAIARAQFLAGEPIKEQKLIKASDGGVMAAILPAGMRAVSTSITAQNAAGNFILPNDRVDVILTRKIRSAGGRREQHVSDTLFRNIRVLAIGSAIDAKGDEKTAKGDTATLELTPTQAETLALANLMGDISLSLRSLTDSRPGQGEGDDGSAVLNKDDRGSSVRVLRYGVSSRAYGVK
- a CDS encoding type II and III secretion system protein family protein; protein product: MHTLMKALRAATAAAAICLVPLAALTGEPTAAFADPATQHTSVLRIAYEDALPTHRVARIGINKSLMVEFPRELRDVVVSDPEILDAVVHTSSRVSLIARKRGQANAFFFDSNGERIMTLEVSIERDTNQLADIINRLIPGANVSVEMMNETVILTGSVPRPVDSNRANDIAARFIVSPAADANERHAAKVINMLTVQSREQVLVKVTVAEMKRTAIKRLGVNWSNVNIGDYATIGGTQNAFPLTSAFGANSLLTGTWGPSADRADCFAPGGVGVPGTIGGLGTGNAILPNNLGFAGTANCLTKTLEAFERHGLARTLAEPTLVAISGETATFLAGGEFPIRVLDNEGNATLQFKPFGVGLSFTPMVMSEERISVKVATEVSELDSTVEVLGAPGLKVNRANTTVEMSSGGSLVLAGLISDDTRQNYDALPGITNLPILGALFRSRDYQKKETELVIILTPYMVKPVARDELSRPDDNWMPASDLKAIFLGEMNRMYGHDVAVQVGGSTKDSVGWIVE
- a CDS encoding CtpF protein, translated to MSMPVSEPDTRSVERARPVPRISIQIFCEYPETAQVIEVAAQDRRLSKAHVAIHMGGIAGAIAHYQEASTPNLVIVECGQERKGMLAELDRMAEYCDAETKVIVIGHVNDVLLYRELVRRGVSEYVIAPIRPLQIMESISNLYNNPDADPVGHVLAFVGAKGGVGASTICHNVAWTLSEIIKADVVIADLDLPFGTAGLDFNQDPVQGIADALSSPDRLDEVLLDRLLSKVTDYLSLFAAPGVLDRNYDIPPESFEWVIDVVRQNVPYLALDIPHIWTPWTRQQLLQADEVVIVATPDLACLRNAKNIVDLLKEHRNNDIPPHLVINQVGLPKRPEIPVKDFAEAVGLQPKFVVDFDGETFGQAANNGQMVAELNDRAKAAEQFRQLALVLCHRTEMRKPEKSSVLSPLLQKLKLRK
- a CDS encoding peptidase is translated as MMELVCATVFPGVMAFAGTMDLFTMTIPNRISIVLVVAFFVIAPFAGLGIADIAVHTATFLGVLGIGIFMFARGWMGGGDAKIIAAASLWIGPAMLGQFIVLTAICGGVLTLVLLAFRRLPLPDRALAVKWIGRLHACETGVPYGIAIAGGALLVYPQVPWIKAFVL